The following coding sequences lie in one Rutidosis leptorrhynchoides isolate AG116_Rl617_1_P2 chromosome 4, CSIRO_AGI_Rlap_v1, whole genome shotgun sequence genomic window:
- the LOC139841605 gene encoding uncharacterized protein, protein MGFNIRWITWIKACLVSSKASILLNGSPSSKFSIGRGLRQGDPLSPFLFIIGMEGLQAAIHDATNAALYHPLHIGPDSNYFPISICIEHFSHLILLLRGVGFKDKYPKIFVAWSGVHNSEVSNLASSLGCMASSLPFYHLGLPVGMNMKRVESWTPIIDKEKKTSFFLESNHDFHGGKGGNQKVKKIHWVNWRLILNPLSKGGLRVTSLSFLNLALLYKWRWRFITNLNASWVKAVKCIHNQRGNSSSLSANSPGIWFDIVKNIDLLHNSSLDPSLLRVRIGNGECSKYWFDPWLDGSILANRFPRLFALDINKDSTIAAQVSITGGIGFGEDVLEVGLKVNN, encoded by the exons ATGGGATTCAATATCCGCTGGATTACCTGGATTAAGGCTTGTCTTGTTTCTTCGAAAGCTTCGATATTACTTAACGGCAGTCCTTCTTCAAAGTTTAGCATTGGCAGAGGTCTTCGGCAAGGTGATCCTCTATCTCCATTCCTTTTTATCATCGGGATGGAAGGTCTTCAAGCGGCCATCCATGATGCTACCAATGCGGCACTTTATCATCCGCTTCACATTGGTCCTGATTCCAACTACTTCCCGATTTCTATTTGCAT CGAACATTTTTCTCATCTTATCCTGCTTCTTCGCGGTGTCGGGTTTAAAGATAAATATCCAAAAATCTTCGTTGCATGGAGTGGGGTCCATAACTCTGAGGTTTCTAATCTTGCTTCATCTTTAGGGTGCATGGCTTCATCTCTTCCTTTCTATCATCTAGGGCTGCCAGTCGGCATGAACATGAAACGGGTGGAAAGTTGGACTCCTATAATCGATAAGGAAAAAAAAACGTCTTTCTTCTTGGAAAGCAACCATGATTTCCATGGGGGGAAG GGAGGGAATCAAAAGGTAAAAAAGATTCATTGGGTTAATTGGCGCCTTATCCTTAATCCCCTTTCGAAAGGTGGTCTTAGAGTCACGAGCCTTTCCTTCTTAAATCTTGCGTTACTTTACAAATGGAGGTGGAGATTTATTACAAACTTAAATGCCTCATGGGTCAAGGCCGTCAAATGCATTCATAATCAAAGGGGCAATTCTAGTTCATTATCTGCTAATTCTCCTGGTATTTGGTTTGATATTGTTAAAAACATTGATTTGCTGCACAATTCCTCTTTAGATCCTTCTTTGTTACGGGTCCGAATAGGGAATGGAGAATGCTCAAAATATTGGTTTGATCCATGGTTGGATGGCTCTATTTTAGCTAATCGTTTCCCCAGATTATTTGCGCTTGACATCAACAAGGATTCTACGATTGCTGCTCAAGTTTCGATTACGGGTGGAATTGGTTTTGGAGAAGATGTCCTAGAGGTGGGATTGAAAGTGAACAACTAA